The Constrictibacter sp. MBR-5 sequence CAAGTCGGTCCAGGACCTGAACGGCCTGAAGATCCGCTATGCCGGCCTCGCCGGCGAGGTGATGCGCAAGCTCGGCGCCTCGGTCACCCTGCTGGCCGCGGGCGAGATCTTCCCGAACCTCGAAAAGGGTGTCATCGACGGAACCGAATTCTCGATGCCGTCGATCGACAAGGCGCTCGGCTTCCAGAAGATCGCCAAGAACTACTACTTCCCGGGCTGGCACCAGCCGGCGTCGACCGCCGAGCTGATCATCAACAAGAAGTTCTGGGACGCCCTGCCCAAGCACAACCAGTACCAGATCGAGGTCGCCTGCAAGGCGAACATCGCCTGGGAGACGGCGCGCGGCGACGGCGAGCAGGCGAAGGCGCTGGACGACCTGCGGGCCGAGGGCGTGAACCTGCGGATGTGGCCCGACGACGTCATGAAGGCCTTCCGCGAGAAGACCGACGAGGTGATGGCCGAGCAGGCGGCCGCCGACGCGGACTTCAAGCGCGTCTACGAGAACCAGAAGGCCTACATCGCGAAGGTGCGGGGCTGGAACGACATGGGGATTCCCAAGTAACGGCCGGCTGATCGGAGCGGTACCCACCGATGAATCCGTCCGTACTGGACCGCTTCACCCGGGGCGTTGACGCGTTCAACACCCGGGTGGGGAAGGCGGCTTCCTGGATCTATCCGTTGCTGATGATCGTCATCGTCTTCAACGTGACCCTTCGCTACGTCTTCGGGATCGGCTCGATCGAGCTGGAAGAGGTGCAGTGGCACCTCTACTCCGCGGCGTTCCTCCTGGCGTTCGCCTACACCTATGTCGACGACGCGCACGTGCGCGTCGACGTCGTCTATGCCGGGCTTTCGGAGCGGAAGAAGGCCTGGATCGACCTCTTCGGCTGCCTGTTCCTGCTACTGCCTTTCGCCGGCTTCCTGCTCTACTTCTCGGTCCCGTATTTCTTCGAATCGTGGGCGCTGGGCGAGCGCTCCGACATGCCGAGCGGCCTGCCCGCGCGGTACGTCATCAAGGGAATCCTGTGCATCGGCCTGCTGCTGCTGTGCCTGCAGGGCGTGTCGGTTGCGATCCAGAAGGCCCTGTTCCTTGCCGGCTACCGGCGGCCGGAGGTACGGCGATGACCGAGTTCGACACGAACCTTCTCTTCGTCGTGCTGATGTTCGCGACGTTCATCGCCCTGCTCTTCACGGGCTATCCGCTGGCCTTCGTCCTCGGCGGCGTGGCGGTGATCTTCGCGGTAACCGGCGAGATCCTGAACACCTATTTCGACGTCTGGGTCGACGCGGATCTCGGCTATCTGCATTTCGCGGTGAACCGGATCTTCGGCGTGATGAGCAGTTACGGGCTGGTACCCGTACCGATGTTCATCTTCATGGGACTCATGCTCGACAAGAGCGGCATCGCCAACGAACTCCTCCGCTCGCTGCAGATGCTGATGCGCAGCGTACCGGGCGGACTCGCACTGGCGGTGACGATCATCGGCACCGTGCTGGCCGCCTCCACCGGCATCATCGGCGCCTCGGTCGTCCTGCTCACGACGCTCGCCCTGCCGACCATGCTGAAGGACCGGTACCAGCCGGAGCTGGCCGTCGGGACCATCGCGGCCTCGGGCTGCCTCGGCATCCTGATCCCGCCGTCGATCATGCTGATCCTGATGGCCGACCAGATGAACCTGTCGGTCGGCGACCTGTTCATGGGCGCGGTCTTCCCCGGACTCATCCTGTCCGGTCTCTATTTCCTCTACATCGCCACGATCGCCTTCCTGAAGCCCAGCCTGGCACCGCCGCTCGCACTCGCGCCGGGCGAGGAAGAGGTCGCCACCAGCGAGATGCTGATCGCCGTGGCGAGAGCGATGATCGCACCGAGCCTCCTCATCCTGGCCGTGCTCGGATCGATCTTCTTCGGCATCGCCTCGCCGACCGAGGCGGCCGGCGTGGGTGCGATGGGCGCCACCCTGCTGGCGCTCGTCAACCGCAAGCTCGACCTGCCGACGCTGAAGGAGGTGATGTACAGCAGCGCGAAGACGACCTCCTTCATCTTCGCGGCCTTCGCCGGCGCCACCACCTTCGCCGTCGTGCTCCGCGGCGTCGGCGGCGACCAGGTGATCGAGGAAGGCCTGCTCTCGCTGCCCTTCGGGCCGGCGGGCGTACTCGCGGTCATGCTCCTCGTCGTCTTCCTGCTCGGCTTCATCCTCGACTGGGTGGAAATCACGCTGATCGTGCTGCCGCTGTTCGCCCCCGTGGTGCCGCAGCTCGGCTTCGAT is a genomic window containing:
- a CDS encoding TRAP transporter substrate-binding protein; this translates as MGYRKGFLRLLAGAACAVALSVGAGGAADAKTRMKLQTAFNPTLSVIGEASKNLSDNIGKISNGEIEVRYYEAGKLVPTFEMFDAVKSGNLDASYGWPGYIMGKIPALTMFAAVPFGPTVPEFMAWMQEGDGGKLFQEVYEKHGIHAMLCGMIGPEASGWFRNEIKSVQDLNGLKIRYAGLAGEVMRKLGASVTLLAAGEIFPNLEKGVIDGTEFSMPSIDKALGFQKIAKNYYFPGWHQPASTAELIINKKFWDALPKHNQYQIEVACKANIAWETARGDGEQAKALDDLRAEGVNLRMWPDDVMKAFREKTDEVMAEQAAADADFKRVYENQKAYIAKVRGWNDMGIPK
- a CDS encoding TRAP transporter small permease subunit, yielding MNPSVLDRFTRGVDAFNTRVGKAASWIYPLLMIVIVFNVTLRYVFGIGSIELEEVQWHLYSAAFLLAFAYTYVDDAHVRVDVVYAGLSERKKAWIDLFGCLFLLLPFAGFLLYFSVPYFFESWALGERSDMPSGLPARYVIKGILCIGLLLLCLQGVSVAIQKALFLAGYRRPEVRR
- a CDS encoding TRAP transporter large permease subunit, with amino-acid sequence MTEFDTNLLFVVLMFATFIALLFTGYPLAFVLGGVAVIFAVTGEILNTYFDVWVDADLGYLHFAVNRIFGVMSSYGLVPVPMFIFMGLMLDKSGIANELLRSLQMLMRSVPGGLALAVTIIGTVLAASTGIIGASVVLLTTLALPTMLKDRYQPELAVGTIAASGCLGILIPPSIMLILMADQMNLSVGDLFMGAVFPGLILSGLYFLYIATIAFLKPSLAPPLALAPGEEEVATSEMLIAVARAMIAPSLLILAVLGSIFFGIASPTEAAGVGAMGATLLALVNRKLDLPTLKEVMYSSAKTTSFIFAAFAGATTFAVVLRGVGGDQVIEEGLLSLPFGPAGVLAVMLLVVFLLGFILDWVEITLIVLPLFAPVVPQLGFDPVWFTILVAVCLQTSFLTPPVGFALFYLKSVAPPQITVMHLYRGIVPFVILQVVGLLLVVVFPHLATWLPSIAYR